A window from Musa acuminata AAA Group cultivar baxijiao unplaced genomic scaffold, Cavendish_Baxijiao_AAA HiC_scaffold_1038, whole genome shotgun sequence encodes these proteins:
- the LOC135665719 gene encoding putative cytochrome c biosynthesis ccmC-like mitochondrial protein, with translation MSVSLLQPSFFMAKTKSYAQILIGSRLFLTAMAIHLSLRVAPPDLQQGGNSRILYVHVPVARMSIVTYIATAINSSLFLLTKHPFFLRSSGIGTEIGAFYTFLTLVTGGFRGRPMWGTFRVWDARFTSVFILFLIYLGALRFQKLPVEPAPISIRAGPIDIPIIKSPVNWWNTLHQPGSISLSGTSIHAPMPIPILSNFANFPFSTRILFVLETRLPIPSFPESPLTESIEAREVIQTNKNLVHSLLHPWL, from the coding sequence ATGTCAGTTTCGTTATTACAACCTTCTTTTTTTATGGCAAAGACAAAAAGCTACGCGCAAATTCTCATTGGATCTCGCTTGTTCTTAACTGCGATGGCTATTCATTTAAGTCTTCGGGTAGCACCACCAGATCTTCAACAAGGTGGAAATTCTCGTATTCTGTATGTACATGTTCCTGTGGCTCGGATGAGTATAGTGACTTATATCGCTACGGCTATAAACAGTTCCTTATTTCTATTAACAAAACATCCCTTTTTTCTTCGCTCTTCCGGAATCGGTACTGAAATTGGTGCTTTTTACACTTTTTTGACCTTAGTTACTGGGGGGTTTCGGGGAAGGCCTATGTGGGGCACCTTTCGGGTATGGGATGCTCGTTTCACTTCTGTATTCATCTTGTTCCTTATTTACCTGGGTGCACTGCGTTTTCAAAAGCTTCCTGTCGAACCGGCTCCTATTTCAATCCGTGCTGGACCGATCGATATACCAATAATCAAGTCTCCTGTAAACTGGTGGAATACATTGCATCAACCTGGGAGCATTAGCCTATCTGGTACATCAATACATGCTCCTATGCCCATTCCAATCTTGTCTAACTTTGCTAACTTCCCCTTCTCCACCCGTATACTATTCGTTCTGGAAACACGTCTTCCTATTCCATCTTTTCCCGAATCCCCTTTAACAGAATCAATAGAAGCTCGAGAAGTAATACAAACTAACAAAAACCTAGTTCACTCGCTGTTGCATCCATGGCTCTGA